The Bombus fervidus isolate BK054 chromosome 8, iyBomFerv1, whole genome shotgun sequence genome window below encodes:
- the LOC139989805 gene encoding apoptosis-resistant E3 ubiquitin protein ligase 1 isoform X2 gives MPDKNRGCRDGQRDKDFFADEISSIGMSLRPSGSASSGISSLASCGEVYALPELPAQDEERLQRAARLLQQRLVLRQWLTDHGLHSHYQKLMQMEVMSLEDVYWVEDNAARAALGKDLPRWIQARQTLPTSKEDLETLKADLWSAVVKNSQHQDAWTWGGMLVVSVSVAGLVTLAAMTQPALAPEAKHSLLQYVTGKYLLPSNCRVHFAWDEPQLVGGTMTFIVKFYQRNGQPYPICDKDNLIVEVTEGTRRIATLIELGGTDPLAANTAVVKFTVRHAGQYRIAVLIGPCHVHGSPFLKNFLPGPPDPNKTIFVRQSSTVVCTAGVAHSMTIEPRDEYDNLCIFGPGDKPTEGYQVNITQIGNSVDKSAVADCSVQLEYDSPNQRIRLKVSFPKGSCYHATVSLGGLQLHNGDFDIIVLESEVARMVHNNVASKDPNICYTAKLLGMQGEKFSKPKKVVCFISPKQLTIKEYLLRIIPKRLVTFRLCPSTKFHFDCSNNQYEGYDSFSIDDGCQPPVELISLYRDIIAATFTLFLLKNIGGSETFADKQDFFYHEVRKHHQKHYHEKLSMKVQRDKLLESSMKATKGFSVNDWCRNFEINFQGEQGVDWGGVRREWFELICAALFDSGNGLFASFGESQQALVHPNSKRPPHLKLKHYEFAGRIVGKCLYESALGGSYRQLVRARFTRSFLAQIIGLSVHYKYFEQDDPDLYLSKIKYILENDVEEMELYFVEEEYDKDGQLLKVAELIPGGGKIRVTNGTKLRYLDALAQHRLASSIRNEVEHFLRGLNELIPDNLLGIFDENELELLLCGTGEYSVADLRAHHIANGSSSEFLRVLDWFWTAVSNFTQEEMARLLQFTTGCSQLPPGGFQQLSPRFQITAAPTFANLPTAHTCFNQLCLPDYECYDHFERALLLAISEGTEGFGMI, from the exons GCATTTCATCCCTTGCGAGCTGTGGCGAAGTATACGCGTTACCAGAACTGCCGGCGCAAGACGAAGAACGATTACAACGCGCCGCACGTTTACTGCAACAAAGGCTCGTTTTACGCCAGTGGTTGACAGACCATGGCTTGCATAGCCATTACCAGAA GCTAATGCAGATGGAAGTGATGTCTCTAGAGGATGTATATTGGGTGGAGGATAATGCTGCACGGGCAGCCCTTGGCAAGGATCTACCGCGATGGATCCAGGCCAGACAGACGCTGCCTACTTCAAAGGAAGATTTAGAAACCCTCAAGGCTGATCTATGGAGCGCCGTAGTGAAGAATAGTCAACATCAGGACGCTTGGACATGGG GTGGAATGTTGGTAGTTTCTGTGTCAGTAGCAGGGTTAGTGACCTTGGCTGCTATGACACAACCAGCTCTAGCACCAGAGGCAAAGCACTCCTTGCTGCAATATGTGactggaaaatatttattaccgaGCAATTGCCGAGTTCACTTTGCATGGGATGAGCCACAGCTCGTAGGAGGAACTATGACGTTTATAGTGAAG TTTTATCAACGCAACGGTCAACCGTATCCTATTTGTGACAAAGACAATCTGATCGTTGAAGTCACAGAAGGTACACGCAGGATAGCTACCCTTATAGAGTTGGGGGGTACCGACCCCTTAGCTGCTAATACTGCAGTTGTGAAGTTCACTGTCCGCCATGCTGGACAATATCGAATAGCCGTACTTATTGGTCCGTGTCACGTTCACGGCAGCccgtttcttaaaaatttccttCCCG GTCCTCCGGATCCAAATAAGACCATCTTTGTACGACAAAGTTCGACAGTCGTTTGTACAGCGGGAGTTGCACACTCTATGACAATAGAACCTCGAGACGAATATGATAATCTGTGCATATTTGGACCCGGTGATAAACCCACGGAAGGTTACCAAGTTAACATTACTCAG ATTGGTAATTCAGTAGATAAATCGGCTGTTGCGGATTGTAGTGTACAACTTGAATACGATTCTCCGAATCAAAGGATTCGCTTAAAAGTCAGTTTTCCAAAGGGTAGCTGTTATCATGCAACAGTTAGTTTAGGCGGACTACAACTACACAATGGCGATTTCGACATCATTGTACTCGAGA GTGAAGTTGCTAGAATGGTACACAATAACGTGGCTTCGAAAGACCCCAATATTTGCTATACCGCTAAATTATTGGGCATGCAAGGCGAGAAATTCTCAAAACCAAAAAAAGTTGTCTGTTTCATTTCGCCTAAGCAACTGACTATTAAAGAATACTTACTAAGGATTATCCCGAAAAGGCTTGTTACATTCAGGCTTTGTCCATCGACTAAA TTCCATTTTGATTGTTCGAATAATCAATACGAAGGTTACGATTCTTTTTCTATCGATGACGGATGTCAACCACCTGttgaattaatttctctatATAGAGATATAATAGCCGCTACATTCACGTTGTTTCTGTTGAAGAACATTGGAGGAAGTGAAACTTTTGCTGATAAACAAGATTTCTTTTACCACGAAGTTCGGAAACATCATCAAAAACATTATCACGAGAAGCTTTCGATGAAAGTTCAACGAGATAAATTGCTAGAATCG TCCATGAAAGCTACCAAAGGATTTTCTGTGAATGACTGGtgtagaaattttgaaatcaatTTCCAAGGCGAACAAG GGGTTGATTGGGGTGGTGTTCGTCGAGAATGGTTTGAATTAATTTGTGCGGCACTGTTCGATTCAGGAAACGGTTTATTTGCATCTTTCGGAGAATCACAACAGGCACTAGTTCATCCTAACAGTAAACGGCCTCCACATCTTAAGTTAAAACATTACGAATTTGCAGGACGAATCGTGGGCAAATGCCTATACGAATCCGCTCTTGGCGGTTCCTATCGGCAGTTAGTACGTGCAAGATTCACAAGATCATTTCTTGCACAAATCATAGGCCTCagtgtacattataag TATTTCGAGCAAGATGATCCAGACTTATATCTGAgcaagataaaatatattcttgaaAATGATGTTGAGGAAATGGAACTTTATTTTGTTGAAGAAGAATATGATAAAGATGgtcaattattaaaa gtAGCTGAATTAATACCTGGAGGTGGTAAAATTCGTGTAACGAATGGAACTAAACTGCGTTATTTGGACGCACTCGCCCAACATAGACTTGCTAGTTCCATACGAAATGAAGTGGAACATTTTCTAAGGGGATTGAACGAACTCATTCCCGATAACCTTTTGGGAATTTTTGACGAGAACGAACTTGaa ttaTTGTTATGTGGAACTGGTGAATACAGCGTGGCAGATCTACGTGCGCACCATATAGCTAATGGAAGTTCTTCAGAATTTCTTCGAGTTCTTGATTGGTTTTGGACTGCAGTTAGCAACTTTACGCAGGAAGAGATGGCCCGATTATTACAATTTACTACAGGTTGTTCGCAATTACCACCCGGTGGATTTCAACAACTGAGTCCACGATTTCAAATTACAGCAGCACCAACTTTTGCTAACTTGCCTACAGCACATACTTG CTTCAATCAGCTCTGCTTACCGGATTACGAATGTTACGATCACTTTGAACGAGCTTTATTATTAGCGATTAGTGAAGGTACTGAAGGTTTTGGCATGATTTAA
- the LOC139989805 gene encoding apoptosis-resistant E3 ubiquitin protein ligase 1 isoform X1 translates to MSVTCTHQEMARWSTVLSGVFLALTMILSLGKLLMMLATGNGNNGDLTEADQWLAEIGLKQYRPLFKNKGISSLASCGEVYALPELPAQDEERLQRAARLLQQRLVLRQWLTDHGLHSHYQKLMQMEVMSLEDVYWVEDNAARAALGKDLPRWIQARQTLPTSKEDLETLKADLWSAVVKNSQHQDAWTWGGMLVVSVSVAGLVTLAAMTQPALAPEAKHSLLQYVTGKYLLPSNCRVHFAWDEPQLVGGTMTFIVKFYQRNGQPYPICDKDNLIVEVTEGTRRIATLIELGGTDPLAANTAVVKFTVRHAGQYRIAVLIGPCHVHGSPFLKNFLPGPPDPNKTIFVRQSSTVVCTAGVAHSMTIEPRDEYDNLCIFGPGDKPTEGYQVNITQIGNSVDKSAVADCSVQLEYDSPNQRIRLKVSFPKGSCYHATVSLGGLQLHNGDFDIIVLESEVARMVHNNVASKDPNICYTAKLLGMQGEKFSKPKKVVCFISPKQLTIKEYLLRIIPKRLVTFRLCPSTKFHFDCSNNQYEGYDSFSIDDGCQPPVELISLYRDIIAATFTLFLLKNIGGSETFADKQDFFYHEVRKHHQKHYHEKLSMKVQRDKLLESSMKATKGFSVNDWCRNFEINFQGEQGVDWGGVRREWFELICAALFDSGNGLFASFGESQQALVHPNSKRPPHLKLKHYEFAGRIVGKCLYESALGGSYRQLVRARFTRSFLAQIIGLSVHYKYFEQDDPDLYLSKIKYILENDVEEMELYFVEEEYDKDGQLLKVAELIPGGGKIRVTNGTKLRYLDALAQHRLASSIRNEVEHFLRGLNELIPDNLLGIFDENELELLLCGTGEYSVADLRAHHIANGSSSEFLRVLDWFWTAVSNFTQEEMARLLQFTTGCSQLPPGGFQQLSPRFQITAAPTFANLPTAHTCFNQLCLPDYECYDHFERALLLAISEGTEGFGMI, encoded by the exons GCATTTCATCCCTTGCGAGCTGTGGCGAAGTATACGCGTTACCAGAACTGCCGGCGCAAGACGAAGAACGATTACAACGCGCCGCACGTTTACTGCAACAAAGGCTCGTTTTACGCCAGTGGTTGACAGACCATGGCTTGCATAGCCATTACCAGAA GCTAATGCAGATGGAAGTGATGTCTCTAGAGGATGTATATTGGGTGGAGGATAATGCTGCACGGGCAGCCCTTGGCAAGGATCTACCGCGATGGATCCAGGCCAGACAGACGCTGCCTACTTCAAAGGAAGATTTAGAAACCCTCAAGGCTGATCTATGGAGCGCCGTAGTGAAGAATAGTCAACATCAGGACGCTTGGACATGGG GTGGAATGTTGGTAGTTTCTGTGTCAGTAGCAGGGTTAGTGACCTTGGCTGCTATGACACAACCAGCTCTAGCACCAGAGGCAAAGCACTCCTTGCTGCAATATGTGactggaaaatatttattaccgaGCAATTGCCGAGTTCACTTTGCATGGGATGAGCCACAGCTCGTAGGAGGAACTATGACGTTTATAGTGAAG TTTTATCAACGCAACGGTCAACCGTATCCTATTTGTGACAAAGACAATCTGATCGTTGAAGTCACAGAAGGTACACGCAGGATAGCTACCCTTATAGAGTTGGGGGGTACCGACCCCTTAGCTGCTAATACTGCAGTTGTGAAGTTCACTGTCCGCCATGCTGGACAATATCGAATAGCCGTACTTATTGGTCCGTGTCACGTTCACGGCAGCccgtttcttaaaaatttccttCCCG GTCCTCCGGATCCAAATAAGACCATCTTTGTACGACAAAGTTCGACAGTCGTTTGTACAGCGGGAGTTGCACACTCTATGACAATAGAACCTCGAGACGAATATGATAATCTGTGCATATTTGGACCCGGTGATAAACCCACGGAAGGTTACCAAGTTAACATTACTCAG ATTGGTAATTCAGTAGATAAATCGGCTGTTGCGGATTGTAGTGTACAACTTGAATACGATTCTCCGAATCAAAGGATTCGCTTAAAAGTCAGTTTTCCAAAGGGTAGCTGTTATCATGCAACAGTTAGTTTAGGCGGACTACAACTACACAATGGCGATTTCGACATCATTGTACTCGAGA GTGAAGTTGCTAGAATGGTACACAATAACGTGGCTTCGAAAGACCCCAATATTTGCTATACCGCTAAATTATTGGGCATGCAAGGCGAGAAATTCTCAAAACCAAAAAAAGTTGTCTGTTTCATTTCGCCTAAGCAACTGACTATTAAAGAATACTTACTAAGGATTATCCCGAAAAGGCTTGTTACATTCAGGCTTTGTCCATCGACTAAA TTCCATTTTGATTGTTCGAATAATCAATACGAAGGTTACGATTCTTTTTCTATCGATGACGGATGTCAACCACCTGttgaattaatttctctatATAGAGATATAATAGCCGCTACATTCACGTTGTTTCTGTTGAAGAACATTGGAGGAAGTGAAACTTTTGCTGATAAACAAGATTTCTTTTACCACGAAGTTCGGAAACATCATCAAAAACATTATCACGAGAAGCTTTCGATGAAAGTTCAACGAGATAAATTGCTAGAATCG TCCATGAAAGCTACCAAAGGATTTTCTGTGAATGACTGGtgtagaaattttgaaatcaatTTCCAAGGCGAACAAG GGGTTGATTGGGGTGGTGTTCGTCGAGAATGGTTTGAATTAATTTGTGCGGCACTGTTCGATTCAGGAAACGGTTTATTTGCATCTTTCGGAGAATCACAACAGGCACTAGTTCATCCTAACAGTAAACGGCCTCCACATCTTAAGTTAAAACATTACGAATTTGCAGGACGAATCGTGGGCAAATGCCTATACGAATCCGCTCTTGGCGGTTCCTATCGGCAGTTAGTACGTGCAAGATTCACAAGATCATTTCTTGCACAAATCATAGGCCTCagtgtacattataag TATTTCGAGCAAGATGATCCAGACTTATATCTGAgcaagataaaatatattcttgaaAATGATGTTGAGGAAATGGAACTTTATTTTGTTGAAGAAGAATATGATAAAGATGgtcaattattaaaa gtAGCTGAATTAATACCTGGAGGTGGTAAAATTCGTGTAACGAATGGAACTAAACTGCGTTATTTGGACGCACTCGCCCAACATAGACTTGCTAGTTCCATACGAAATGAAGTGGAACATTTTCTAAGGGGATTGAACGAACTCATTCCCGATAACCTTTTGGGAATTTTTGACGAGAACGAACTTGaa ttaTTGTTATGTGGAACTGGTGAATACAGCGTGGCAGATCTACGTGCGCACCATATAGCTAATGGAAGTTCTTCAGAATTTCTTCGAGTTCTTGATTGGTTTTGGACTGCAGTTAGCAACTTTACGCAGGAAGAGATGGCCCGATTATTACAATTTACTACAGGTTGTTCGCAATTACCACCCGGTGGATTTCAACAACTGAGTCCACGATTTCAAATTACAGCAGCACCAACTTTTGCTAACTTGCCTACAGCACATACTTG CTTCAATCAGCTCTGCTTACCGGATTACGAATGTTACGATCACTTTGAACGAGCTTTATTATTAGCGATTAGTGAAGGTACTGAAGGTTTTGGCATGATTTAA